Proteins from a genomic interval of Chroococcidiopsis thermalis PCC 7203:
- a CDS encoding DUF3368 domain-containing protein: MTVICNATPLINFAAIARLDILPAIFERIIIPQAVYDETTGSGFPGTPFVLQAIASGWLQVRPVATIAPIIPVELDDGEREAIALAIEIAERRILLDEREARQIAQRLGLQVMGTLGILLLAKNNQTIPQVRPILDNTMNVAQYWVSAALYAQVLQLAGEDI; encoded by the coding sequence GTGACAGTTATTTGTAATGCTACGCCTCTAATTAACTTTGCGGCGATCGCTCGTCTCGATATCTTACCAGCAATATTCGAGCGAATTATTATTCCTCAAGCAGTTTATGATGAAACTACTGGTTCGGGCTTCCCAGGTACTCCGTTTGTACTACAAGCGATTGCCTCTGGGTGGCTGCAAGTTCGTCCGGTAGCTACCATAGCGCCTATCATTCCTGTAGAACTAGATGATGGAGAAAGGGAAGCAATCGCACTAGCGATTGAAATTGCTGAAAGGCGAATTTTGTTAGATGAGCGTGAAGCTCGACAAATAGCGCAGAGACTTGGCTTACAAGTTATGGGCACGCTGGGTATTCTCTTATTGGCTAAGAACAACCAAACCATACCTCAAGTTAGACCGATACTCGATAACACGATGAATGTGGCTCAATATTGGGTGAGTGCTGCACTCTACGCACAGGTTCTACAACTAGCTGGGGAAGATATCTAG
- a CDS encoding UPF0175 family protein, translating to MSHFVDSIGIEISPDTLNQGEGAILREIALQLYARQIFTFGQARRLANLSVWEFQQLLGQHHVERHYNETDLAEDIDTIAASY from the coding sequence ATGAGTCACTTTGTAGATTCAATCGGAATAGAAATCTCTCCAGATACTCTCAATCAAGGAGAAGGGGCAATTTTAAGAGAAATCGCGCTTCAGCTATATGCGCGTCAGATTTTTACCTTTGGTCAAGCTCGTCGCTTAGCTAATTTATCAGTTTGGGAGTTTCAACAACTACTGGGTCAACATCATGTAGAGCGTCATTACAATGAAACAGACTTAGCTGAGGATATCGATACGATTGCAGCGAGTTATTAG